One genomic window of Haloarchaeobius salinus includes the following:
- a CDS encoding NUDIX domain-containing protein, giving the protein MSEETHVVTAFLRHDGEVLLLRRSDAVGTYRGRWGGVSGYAEGDPETQVETEIDEETGIDGTERTLARAGNPVRVDDDDLDRTWVVHPFLFDVTTREVTTSEEHDAFEWVPPTAMFERDVVPELWPTYERVAPSVRSVTADDEHGASYLSIRALEVLRDRAATLVAEDGSDADAWDELADLGRRLSRSRPSMAVLHNRVNRALAESDRTVASVREAATDGIHRAVTADTDAAVRAGALVSDRTVLTLSRSGTVRRAFAEGDPEEVLVATSEPGGEGVGVAEELVGDCPVTLLPDAAVAQAIVDGEVDAVLVGADTILPDGVVVNKVGTRTTAVAAAHEEVPCYVVASTDKIHTEPSVNVESGRRSAVYDGDAPVSVFNPVFDETPAHLVDAFVTERGELSPGDVDAVADELSALSEWRD; this is encoded by the coding sequence ATGAGCGAGGAGACGCACGTCGTGACGGCGTTCCTGCGGCACGACGGCGAGGTGCTGTTGCTGCGGCGGAGCGACGCCGTCGGGACGTACCGGGGACGCTGGGGCGGCGTCTCCGGCTACGCCGAGGGCGACCCGGAGACACAGGTCGAGACCGAGATCGACGAGGAGACGGGCATCGACGGGACGGAGCGGACGCTCGCCAGGGCCGGGAACCCCGTCCGGGTCGACGACGACGACCTCGACCGCACGTGGGTGGTCCACCCGTTCCTCTTCGACGTGACGACGCGCGAGGTGACGACGAGCGAGGAGCACGACGCCTTCGAGTGGGTCCCGCCGACGGCGATGTTCGAGCGCGACGTGGTGCCCGAACTGTGGCCCACCTACGAACGCGTCGCCCCCTCCGTCCGGAGCGTCACCGCCGACGACGAGCACGGCGCGTCGTATCTCTCCATCCGGGCGCTCGAGGTGCTGCGCGACCGGGCCGCGACGCTCGTCGCCGAGGACGGGTCCGACGCCGACGCGTGGGACGAGCTCGCCGACCTCGGCCGGCGGCTCTCCCGCTCGCGACCGAGCATGGCGGTCCTGCACAACAGGGTGAACCGCGCCCTCGCCGAATCGGACCGGACCGTCGCGTCAGTGCGTGAGGCGGCGACCGACGGCATCCACCGCGCCGTCACCGCCGACACCGACGCGGCCGTGCGGGCCGGGGCGCTCGTCAGCGACCGCACCGTCCTCACGCTGTCGCGGTCGGGGACCGTCCGCCGTGCCTTCGCGGAGGGCGATCCCGAAGAGGTCCTCGTCGCGACGTCCGAGCCCGGCGGCGAAGGCGTCGGCGTCGCGGAAGAACTCGTCGGCGACTGCCCCGTCACGCTGCTGCCCGACGCCGCCGTCGCGCAGGCCATCGTCGACGGCGAGGTGGACGCGGTGCTCGTCGGTGCCGACACCATCCTCCCCGATGGCGTCGTCGTCAACAAGGTCGGTACGCGCACGACCGCCGTCGCGGCCGCTCACGAGGAGGTGCCCTGCTACGTCGTCGCGTCGACCGACAAGATCCACACCGAGCCGTCGGTCAACGTCGAGAGTGGCCGTCGCTCGGCGGTGTACGACGGTGACGCCCCCGTCTCGGTGTTCAACCCGGTCTTCGACGAGACCCCTGCTCACCTCGTCGACGCGTTCGTCACCGAGCGCGGCGAACTCTCTCCCGGTGACGTCGACGCCGTAGCCGACGAACTGTCGGCACTCTCCGAGTGGCGTGATTGA
- a CDS encoding NUDIX domain-containing protein, whose amino-acid sequence MTDVPHYVVNVEAAIYRDGDYLLVERAADEDHASGQLALVGGKVEGTAHETGTFESTIHREVREEVDVGVTDLTYVQSNAFVADTGAECLNVVFLARHDEDEPVVAAPEEVAAVHWLAPGAVESHPDCPEWTAAFVSLAEERRQSLGW is encoded by the coding sequence ATGACAGACGTGCCACACTACGTCGTCAACGTCGAAGCTGCGATTTACCGCGACGGCGACTACCTCCTCGTCGAGCGCGCTGCCGACGAAGACCACGCGAGCGGCCAGCTCGCCCTCGTCGGGGGCAAGGTCGAGGGGACCGCACACGAGACCGGCACCTTCGAGAGCACCATCCACCGCGAGGTCCGCGAGGAGGTCGACGTGGGCGTCACCGACCTCACCTACGTCCAGAGCAACGCGTTCGTCGCCGACACCGGCGCGGAGTGCCTGAACGTCGTCTTCCTCGCACGACACGACGAGGACGAGCCGGTCGTCGCCGCCCCCGAGGAGGTCGCCGCCGTCCACTGGCTCGCGCCCGGAGCCGTCGAGAGCCACCCCGACTGCCCGGAGTGGACCGCCGCGTTCGTCTCCCTCGCCGAGGAGCGACGGCAGTCACTGGGCTGGTAG
- the engB gene encoding GTP-binding protein EngB — MFENRPNCAHEVVFVGRSNVGKSTLMREITGHSFDTGGKPGVTREPNHYDWSAHDFVVTDLPGFGFMSGVEADRREAIKDDIVAYLEEYADNFLAAVLVVDGKSAVDIIDRHTTEDEVPYDVEMFHFLRELGVPTVVAVNKMDKVDDRDERLDDLCDRLGLHPPWQQWQDIVAPITAKQGRINALNEALRDHLHAQNHDELFQYF, encoded by the coding sequence ATGTTCGAGAACCGTCCGAACTGTGCCCACGAGGTCGTCTTCGTCGGGCGGTCAAACGTCGGCAAGTCGACGCTCATGCGCGAGATCACCGGCCACTCCTTCGACACCGGCGGGAAACCCGGCGTCACCCGCGAGCCCAACCACTACGACTGGTCGGCCCACGACTTCGTCGTCACGGACCTGCCCGGCTTCGGCTTCATGTCCGGCGTCGAGGCCGACCGCCGCGAGGCCATCAAGGACGACATCGTCGCCTACCTCGAGGAGTACGCCGACAACTTCCTCGCCGCCGTCCTCGTCGTCGACGGCAAGAGCGCGGTCGACATCATCGACCGTCACACCACCGAGGACGAGGTCCCCTACGACGTCGAGATGTTCCACTTCCTCCGCGAACTCGGCGTCCCCACGGTCGTCGCCGTCAACAAGATGGACAAGGTCGACGACCGCGACGAACGCCTCGACGACCTCTGTGACCGCCTCGGCCTCCACCCCCCGTGGCAGCAGTGGCAGGACATCGTCGCCCCCATCACGGCGAAACAGGGCCGCATCAACGCCCTCAACGAGGCCCTCCGCGACCACCTCCACGCACAGAACCACGACGAGCTCTTCCAGTACTTCTGA
- a CDS encoding TIGR00341 family protein has product MRLVQVMIPAGKRRAVLDALDDAGVEYALTDEVSGREYTAVVSFPLPTEAVEPILERLREAGIERESYTVVLDAETVVSQKFERLSDEYAEDEETSGRISREELKAQAQQMAPDISTYVLLTVVSAVIATAGILLDSAAVVVGSMVIAPLIGPAMAASVGTVLDDRDLFTRGARLQLLGVVVAILAAAVFAVVLKEVHLIPPMDVTGIGQVRERLLPDFLSLAVAIGAGVAGATSLRSGVSASLVGVMIAVALIPPTAVIGIGIAYGLPLVVLGASVLVLVNVLSINLAGTATLWYAGYRPDQWFRTDEARTVTLQRIAVLVASIAVLSVFLGGVTYMSYTTAAIEDDMRAGIEETVDEYPEATLVDVELVHEENVYERAFDPRPERIVVTVARPPGQAYPQLPDRLAAMLQNGDGLVVEVRYIDAVTVSERGHGSTEPRRSSLPAAPVQNQILARLA; this is encoded by the coding sequence GTGCGACTCGTCCAGGTCATGATTCCGGCGGGCAAGCGCCGGGCCGTCCTCGACGCGCTCGACGACGCGGGCGTCGAGTACGCGCTCACGGACGAGGTGAGCGGTCGGGAGTACACCGCGGTCGTCTCGTTCCCGCTCCCGACGGAGGCGGTCGAACCCATCCTCGAACGGCTCAGGGAGGCGGGTATCGAGCGGGAGTCCTACACGGTCGTCCTCGACGCCGAGACGGTCGTCTCGCAGAAGTTCGAGCGGCTCAGCGATGAGTACGCCGAGGACGAGGAGACGAGCGGCCGCATCTCGCGCGAGGAGCTGAAGGCCCAGGCGCAGCAGATGGCACCGGATATCTCGACGTACGTCCTGCTGACCGTCGTGAGCGCCGTCATCGCCACCGCCGGGATATTGCTGGACTCGGCGGCCGTCGTCGTCGGTTCGATGGTCATCGCGCCGCTCATCGGCCCGGCGATGGCGGCCAGCGTCGGCACCGTTCTCGACGACCGTGACCTGTTCACGCGGGGGGCACGGCTCCAGCTCCTCGGGGTCGTCGTGGCCATCCTCGCCGCCGCCGTCTTCGCGGTGGTGCTCAAGGAGGTACACCTCATCCCGCCGATGGACGTGACCGGAATCGGGCAGGTCCGCGAGCGACTGCTCCCGGATTTCCTCTCGCTCGCGGTCGCCATCGGGGCCGGTGTCGCGGGGGCGACCTCGCTCCGGTCCGGCGTCTCGGCGTCGCTCGTCGGCGTCATGATCGCGGTGGCGCTCATCCCGCCGACGGCCGTCATCGGCATCGGAATCGCCTACGGCCTCCCACTTGTGGTGCTCGGCGCGAGCGTCCTGGTGCTCGTCAACGTCCTCTCTATCAACCTCGCCGGCACCGCGACGCTCTGGTACGCGGGCTACCGCCCCGACCAGTGGTTCCGGACGGACGAGGCCCGGACCGTGACGCTCCAGCGCATCGCGGTGCTCGTCGCCTCCATCGCGGTGCTCTCGGTGTTCCTCGGCGGCGTGACCTACATGTCCTACACGACGGCGGCCATCGAGGACGACATGAGAGCCGGCATCGAGGAGACCGTCGACGAGTACCCGGAGGCGACGCTGGTCGACGTCGAACTCGTCCACGAGGAGAACGTCTACGAGCGTGCGTTCGACCCACGGCCGGAACGTATCGTCGTCACGGTCGCGAGGCCGCCCGGACAGGCGTACCCGCAGCTTCCGGACCGGCTTGCGGCGATGCTCCAGAACGGTGACGGGCTCGTCGTCGAAGTGCGGTACATCGACGCGGTGACGGTGTCGGAGCGTGGGCACGGGTCGACGGAGCCGCGCCGTTCGTCGCTCCCTGCGGCCCCGGTGCAGAACCAGATTCTCGCGCGGCTGGCCTAG
- a CDS encoding NOG1 family protein — protein sequence MIFENLPTTPRSEELIDKAFSRAARSGRAKSGHEAQTSMLQTASNILSDNMENVVTAWPDFDTVDPFYYELADAIVDVDELRQSLSEVSWAARKTAEIRSEYEGRMRRNDVDTARKLRKQAFARLADVVEEVEDDLLRIGEARDDLKTLPDIDPDAPTIVVAGYPNVGKSSFVNTVTRARGETASYPFTTKGIGVGHFERDRIRYQVVDTPGLLDRPADERNDIEQQAISALTHLGDCLLFMVDASGDCGYPLDAQLALRDAVADDFEDVPLLTVCNKSDRSRDVDADLYMSITEDENVQGVLDAAVEAVDYELELPFEESN from the coding sequence ATGATTTTCGAGAACCTCCCGACGACCCCCCGGTCGGAGGAGCTCATCGACAAGGCGTTCTCGCGGGCGGCCCGCTCGGGGCGAGCCAAGTCCGGGCACGAGGCCCAGACCTCGATGCTCCAGACGGCGTCGAACATCCTCTCCGACAACATGGAGAACGTCGTCACGGCCTGGCCCGACTTCGACACGGTCGACCCGTTCTACTACGAGCTCGCCGACGCCATCGTCGACGTCGACGAACTGCGGCAGTCGCTCAGCGAGGTGAGCTGGGCGGCACGCAAGACCGCCGAGATCCGCTCGGAGTACGAGGGCCGGATGCGACGCAACGACGTCGACACCGCGCGCAAGCTCCGCAAGCAGGCCTTTGCTCGGCTCGCCGACGTCGTCGAGGAGGTCGAGGACGACCTGCTCCGCATCGGCGAGGCACGCGACGACCTGAAGACCCTTCCCGACATCGACCCCGACGCGCCGACCATCGTCGTCGCCGGCTACCCGAACGTCGGCAAGTCCTCGTTCGTCAACACCGTCACCCGGGCACGTGGCGAGACGGCGTCCTACCCCTTCACGACGAAGGGCATCGGCGTCGGTCACTTCGAGCGCGACCGCATCCGCTACCAGGTCGTCGACACTCCGGGGCTCCTCGACCGGCCCGCCGACGAACGCAACGACATCGAACAGCAGGCCATCTCCGCGCTCACACACCTCGGTGACTGCCTCCTGTTCATGGTCGACGCCAGCGGCGACTGCGGCTACCCGCTCGACGCACAGCTGGCGCTCCGCGACGCCGTCGCCGACGACTTCGAGGACGTCCCGCTGCTCACCGTCTGCAACAAGTCCGACCGCTCGCGCGACGTCGACGCCGACCTGTACATGAGCATCACCGAGGACGAGAACGTCCAGGGGGTCCTCGACGCCGCCGTCGAGGCCGTCGACTACGAGCTGGAGCTGCCGTTCGAGGAGTCGAACTAG
- a CDS encoding N-acetylmuramoyl-L-alanine amidase, producing the protein MTGNRRQFLRATAASLGALALSGMAATTATAADPADDWQPADPSNYSNASRSASDVRWVVLHTIEGSYEGCISWFQNPDANVSSHYVVGNQANQITKMVNVEDVAWTQGNGPYNDTGVSIEMEGFANQTDFNDNIYQQTADVVRHVCETYDVPMQHPTYDIAPCSAYDGQGGVIGHEQIPSPYDCSQVTDGKVDPGDTWDWDYFMSLVTDGSGGGGGGGGDPTFADGDIVHNTTDLNTREQPATSATLVDTFPADTTAEVVNGPVEADGYTWWGLHWLDADVWGWSVETYLEAGGGATFHDEQDVQTTADVWVREQPGLDAPKVQVMPAYTGGNIVNGPVDEDGYTWWGVHFDDGTNVWAWCPEEWLAAV; encoded by the coding sequence ATGACAGGCAACAGGCGACAGTTCCTGCGGGCGACGGCTGCGTCCCTCGGCGCACTCGCGCTCTCGGGCATGGCGGCGACGACCGCGACGGCAGCCGACCCGGCCGACGACTGGCAGCCAGCCGACCCGAGCAACTACTCGAACGCGAGTCGGAGCGCCTCGGACGTCCGCTGGGTGGTACTGCACACCATCGAGGGGAGCTACGAGGGCTGCATCAGCTGGTTCCAGAACCCCGACGCGAACGTCTCCTCGCACTACGTGGTCGGCAACCAGGCGAACCAGATCACGAAGATGGTGAACGTCGAGGACGTGGCGTGGACGCAGGGCAACGGGCCCTACAACGACACCGGCGTCTCCATCGAGATGGAGGGCTTCGCCAACCAGACCGACTTCAACGACAACATCTACCAGCAGACCGCCGACGTGGTCCGGCACGTCTGCGAGACGTACGACGTGCCGATGCAGCACCCGACGTACGACATCGCGCCCTGCTCCGCGTACGACGGGCAGGGCGGCGTCATCGGCCACGAGCAGATCCCCTCGCCGTACGACTGCTCGCAGGTCACCGACGGGAAGGTCGACCCCGGCGACACGTGGGACTGGGACTACTTCATGTCGCTCGTGACCGACGGGAGCGGCGGCGGTGGCGGTGGCGGCGGCGACCCGACCTTCGCCGACGGCGACATCGTCCACAACACGACCGACCTGAACACCCGGGAACAGCCCGCCACGAGCGCGACGCTCGTCGACACGTTCCCCGCCGACACCACCGCCGAGGTCGTCAACGGCCCCGTCGAGGCGGACGGCTACACCTGGTGGGGGCTGCACTGGCTCGACGCCGACGTGTGGGGCTGGTCCGTCGAGACCTACCTCGAAGCCGGAGGAGGCGCGACGTTCCACGACGAACAGGACGTCCAGACGACCGCCGACGTGTGGGTCCGCGAGCAGCCCGGACTCGACGCGCCGAAGGTCCAGGTGATGCCCGCGTACACCGGCGGCAACATCGTCAACGGGCCGGTCGACGAGGACGGCTACACCTGGTGGGGCGTCCACTTCGACGACGGGACCAACGTCTGGGCGTGGTGCCCCGAGGAGTGGCTGGCCGCGGTGTAG
- the hisE gene encoding phosphoribosyl-ATP diphosphatase — protein MDDVLDELFAVVEDRKENLPEGSYTTSLFTHEKGENAVLEKLGEEATELVLAAKDDDHDELVHESADIVYHLLVLLSMKDLDVDDLRAELAERR, from the coding sequence ATGGACGACGTGCTCGACGAGCTGTTCGCCGTCGTCGAGGACCGCAAGGAGAACCTCCCCGAGGGCTCGTACACGACCAGCCTGTTCACCCACGAGAAGGGCGAGAACGCCGTGCTGGAGAAGCTCGGTGAGGAGGCCACCGAACTCGTCCTGGCGGCGAAGGACGACGACCACGACGAGCTGGTCCACGAGAGCGCGGACATCGTCTACCACCTGCTCGTCCTGCTCTCGATGAAGGACCTGGACGTCGACGACCTGCGGGCCGAGCTCGCGGAGCGACGCTGA
- a CDS encoding bifunctional nuclease family protein produces the protein MNAAIDAVRVAGTRDGPVPVVVLSVEDAEDVVPIFIGFEEAIAIARGLDAEDIGRPLTHDLLLDVVEELGGRVTQVVVSAVEDGTYIADLHVATPRDDVVVDARPSDSLALAARTNAPIEISEPVFRDSRRDADEFAELDDIREVTEFA, from the coding sequence ATGAACGCAGCCATCGACGCGGTCCGCGTCGCCGGAACCCGCGACGGGCCCGTCCCCGTGGTCGTCCTGAGCGTCGAGGACGCCGAGGACGTGGTCCCCATCTTCATCGGCTTCGAGGAGGCCATCGCCATCGCGCGCGGCCTCGACGCCGAGGACATCGGCCGCCCGCTGACCCACGACCTCCTGCTCGACGTCGTCGAGGAGCTGGGTGGCCGGGTCACCCAGGTCGTCGTCAGCGCGGTCGAGGACGGCACCTACATCGCGGACCTCCACGTCGCCACCCCGCGGGACGACGTTGTCGTCGACGCCCGCCCGAGCGACTCGCTCGCACTCGCCGCCCGCACGAACGCCCCCATCGAGATCTCCGAGCCAGTGTTCCGGGACAGCCGCCGCGACGCCGACGAGTTCGCCGAGCTCGACGACATCCGCGAGGTGACGGAGTTCGCATGA
- the pdxT gene encoding pyridoxal 5'-phosphate synthase glutaminase subunit PdxT: protein MTLVAGVVAVQGDVSEHADAIRRAGEAHGEDVTVREIRESGIVPDCDLLLVPGGESTTISRLLHEEGIAPEIVAHVGAGKPMLATCAGLIVASRDAKDDRVETLDLVDVSVDRNAFGRQKDSFEAPLDVEGLDEPFPAVFIRAPVIDEVGDDVEVLATWDDRPVAVRDGPVVATSFHPELTPDVRVHRLAFFADAEAEPITR, encoded by the coding sequence ATGACACTCGTCGCTGGCGTCGTCGCCGTCCAGGGCGACGTCTCGGAGCACGCCGACGCCATCCGCCGGGCCGGGGAGGCCCACGGTGAGGACGTCACGGTGCGCGAGATACGCGAGTCGGGTATCGTCCCGGACTGCGACCTGCTGCTCGTCCCGGGCGGCGAATCCACCACCATCTCGCGGCTGCTCCACGAGGAGGGAATCGCCCCGGAAATCGTCGCCCACGTCGGGGCCGGCAAGCCGATGCTGGCGACGTGTGCCGGACTCATCGTCGCCTCGCGCGACGCCAAGGACGACCGCGTCGAGACGCTCGACCTCGTCGACGTGAGCGTCGACCGGAACGCGTTCGGCCGGCAGAAGGACAGCTTCGAGGCTCCGCTCGACGTCGAGGGCCTCGACGAACCGTTCCCGGCCGTCTTCATCCGCGCGCCGGTCATCGACGAGGTGGGCGACGATGTCGAGGTGCTGGCGACGTGGGACGACCGCCCGGTCGCGGTGCGCGACGGCCCCGTCGTGGCGACCTCGTTCCACCCCGAGCTGACCCCCGACGTCCGTGTCCACCGGCTCGCGTTCTTCGCCGACGCCGAGGCCGAGCCCATCACCCGCTGA
- a CDS encoding preprotein translocase subunit Sec61beta, whose translation MSKGENTGGLMSSAGLVRYFDAEDRNAIQIDPKTVVAFGVFFGALVMVLRVAL comes from the coding sequence ATGAGCAAGGGAGAGAACACCGGTGGGCTGATGTCCAGCGCCGGGCTCGTCCGCTACTTCGACGCCGAGGACCGCAACGCCATCCAGATCGACCCCAAGACGGTCGTCGCGTTCGGCGTCTTCTTCGGCGCGCTCGTGATGGTCCTGCGCGTCGCGCTGTAG
- a CDS encoding thioredoxin family protein — protein MAVTLKDFYADWCGPCKTQDPILDELEEDWADRFEVEKINVDEEQDVANEYQVRSLPTLIVENDDGVVERFVGVTQREDLEDALEKAGA, from the coding sequence ATGGCAGTCACGCTCAAGGACTTCTACGCCGACTGGTGTGGCCCCTGCAAGACGCAGGACCCCATCCTCGACGAGCTCGAGGAGGACTGGGCCGATCGGTTCGAGGTCGAGAAGATCAACGTCGACGAGGAGCAGGACGTCGCGAACGAGTACCAGGTCCGCTCGCTTCCCACGCTCATCGTCGAGAACGACGACGGCGTCGTCGAGCGCTTCGTCGGCGTCACCCAGCGCGAAGATCTCGAGGACGCCCTCGAGAAGGCCGGCGCATAA
- the npdG gene encoding NADPH-dependent F420 reductase — protein sequence MRIALLGGTGDIGQGLALRWAYDTDHEVLIGSRDAEKARTAAESYETELDSRGVDRTVKGFANEMAADRADVVVLAVPPYHVGDTVDSVAEKLDEDTILVSPAVGMKGDEDGMHYHRPGAGSVTAIAAEAAPDEISVVGAFHNLSADRLANLDVELDLDTLVVGDDPDAKDIVRQLADELEGLRSLDAGPLANAAEVESVTPLVINIARYNDGMHDVGVKFE from the coding sequence ATGCGAATCGCACTGCTCGGTGGCACGGGCGATATCGGCCAGGGGCTCGCGCTCCGCTGGGCCTACGATACGGACCACGAGGTACTGATCGGCTCGCGCGACGCCGAGAAGGCACGCACCGCCGCGGAGTCGTACGAGACGGAGCTCGACAGCCGGGGTGTCGACCGGACGGTGAAGGGCTTCGCGAACGAGATGGCGGCCGACCGTGCGGACGTCGTGGTACTGGCCGTTCCGCCGTACCACGTCGGTGACACCGTCGATTCGGTCGCGGAGAAGCTGGACGAGGACACCATCCTCGTCTCGCCAGCGGTGGGGATGAAGGGCGACGAGGACGGGATGCACTACCACCGTCCCGGTGCGGGCAGTGTCACCGCCATCGCGGCGGAGGCAGCGCCGGACGAGATCTCCGTGGTCGGCGCGTTCCACAACCTGTCGGCGGACCGGCTGGCCAACCTCGACGTGGAGCTGGACCTCGACACGCTGGTCGTCGGGGACGACCCGGACGCGAAGGACATCGTGCGCCAGCTCGCCGACGAGTTAGAGGGGCTGCGCTCGCTCGACGCCGGCCCGCTCGCCAACGCGGCGGAGGTCGAGAGCGTCACGCCGCTGGTCATCAACATCGCGCGCTACAACGACGGCATGCACGACGTCGGCGTGAAGTTCGAGTAG
- a CDS encoding ArsR family transcriptional regulator has protein sequence MMSTTGEELEELPPSAKLVYKVLEYDGPLTQKQIVQESMLSARTVRYALERLQEIDLVNQDVYFADARQSLYEIEEEKVAADGGEADCNEAEPCCAE, from the coding sequence ATGATGAGCACAACCGGGGAGGAACTCGAGGAGCTACCGCCCAGCGCCAAGCTCGTGTACAAGGTGCTCGAATACGACGGGCCGCTCACCCAGAAGCAGATCGTCCAGGAGTCGATGCTCTCGGCCCGGACGGTCCGGTACGCACTGGAACGGCTACAGGAGATCGACCTCGTCAACCAGGACGTCTACTTCGCCGACGCTCGACAGAGCCTCTACGAGATCGAGGAGGAGAAGGTGGCGGCCGACGGCGGCGAGGCCGACTGCAACGAAGCCGAGCCCTGCTGCGCGGAGTAA
- a CDS encoding ribosome biogenesis/translation initiation ATPase RLI, which yields MADDSIAVVDLERCQPDRCNYECKNFCPPNRTGKECITLRGEDAMEGKPDQVRISEEICLGETCGICVEKCPFDAIEIINLPQELDDEPAHRYGENAFSLYGLPAPQEGQVTGILGPNGIGKTTAVRILAGEMRANLGNYGTEPAWDDVLDRYRGTELQAYLRELRDGDVSVARKPQYVDQIPNQFDGTTRELLASTDERGDLDAIIDRLSIRPVMDQHIGDLSGGELQRVALAATLARDADFYFLDEITPYLDIGQRVTAARLIRDLAADGDRSMLVVEHDLAILDLLADNLHVAYGEPGAYGVVTDPKSVRNGINEYLKGYLDNENMRIRPNAIQFEEHAPRTVAKGEVLVEYPDLEMSYGEGEFSLTVDGGTVHENEVLGIVGPNGIGKSTLAKLLNGSLEPDEGELDFRLDISYKPQYVEIDQPMRVDTFLMSITDQFGSSYWNTEIAQPLQLERIMEQNLEDLSGGERQRVAIAACLSEEADLYLLDEPSAHLDVEQRVQATSAIRRYAESQDATVMVIDHDIYMIDLLADRLMVFDGEPAEHGHAGTPQPMRSGMNEFLANLDVTFRRDERTKRPRVNKPDSQLDKQQKEEGEYYYSA from the coding sequence ATGGCCGACGACAGCATCGCGGTGGTCGACCTGGAGCGCTGCCAGCCCGACCGCTGCAACTACGAGTGCAAGAACTTCTGTCCGCCGAACCGCACCGGCAAGGAGTGCATCACCCTCCGCGGCGAGGACGCCATGGAGGGGAAACCCGACCAGGTGCGGATCTCCGAGGAGATCTGTCTGGGCGAGACCTGCGGTATCTGCGTCGAGAAGTGCCCGTTCGACGCCATCGAGATCATCAACCTCCCCCAGGAGCTCGACGACGAGCCGGCACACCGCTACGGCGAGAACGCCTTCTCGCTGTACGGGCTCCCGGCCCCACAGGAGGGACAGGTCACCGGTATCCTCGGCCCGAACGGCATCGGGAAGACCACCGCGGTGCGCATCCTCGCGGGCGAGATGCGGGCGAACCTCGGCAACTACGGCACCGAGCCGGCGTGGGACGACGTGCTCGACCGCTACCGCGGCACCGAGCTGCAGGCGTACCTGCGCGAGCTCCGCGACGGCGACGTCAGCGTCGCCCGCAAGCCCCAGTACGTCGACCAGATCCCGAACCAGTTCGACGGCACCACCCGCGAGCTGCTCGCCTCGACCGACGAACGGGGCGACCTCGACGCCATCATCGACCGGCTGAGCATCCGGCCCGTGATGGACCAGCACATCGGCGACCTCTCCGGCGGGGAGCTCCAGCGCGTCGCGCTGGCCGCGACGCTCGCCCGGGACGCCGACTTCTACTTCCTCGACGAGATCACGCCGTACCTCGACATCGGCCAGCGGGTCACCGCCGCGCGGCTCATCCGCGACCTCGCGGCCGACGGCGACCGGTCGATGCTCGTCGTCGAGCACGACCTGGCCATCCTCGACCTGCTCGCGGACAACCTCCACGTCGCCTACGGTGAGCCCGGCGCGTACGGTGTCGTCACGGACCCGAAATCCGTCAGGAACGGCATCAACGAGTACCTGAAGGGCTACCTCGACAACGAGAACATGCGCATCCGGCCGAACGCCATCCAGTTCGAGGAGCACGCCCCGCGCACCGTCGCGAAGGGCGAGGTGCTCGTCGAGTACCCCGACCTCGAGATGAGCTACGGCGAGGGCGAGTTCTCGCTGACCGTCGACGGCGGCACCGTCCACGAGAACGAGGTGCTCGGCATCGTCGGCCCGAACGGCATCGGGAAGTCCACGCTCGCGAAGCTGCTCAACGGCAGCCTCGAACCGGACGAGGGCGAGCTCGACTTCCGGCTCGACATCTCCTACAAGCCGCAGTACGTCGAGATCGACCAGCCGATGCGCGTCGACACGTTCCTCATGTCCATCACGGACCAGTTCGGTTCCTCGTACTGGAACACCGAGATCGCCCAGCCGCTCCAGCTCGAACGCATCATGGAGCAGAACCTGGAGGACCTCTCCGGCGGCGAGCGCCAGCGCGTCGCCATCGCGGCGTGTCTCTCCGAGGAGGCCGACCTCTACCTGCTCGACGAGCCATCCGCGCACCTCGACGTCGAACAGCGCGTCCAGGCGACCAGCGCCATCCGGCGCTACGCCGAGAGCCAGGACGCGACCGTCATGGTCATCGACCACGACATCTACATGATCGACCTGCTCGCCGACCGGCTGATGGTGTTCGACGGCGAGCCCGCCGAGCACGGTCACGCCGGCACGCCCCAGCCGATGCGCTCGGGGATGAACGAGTTCCTCGCGAACCTCGACGTGACGTTTCGTCGGGACGAGCGCACGAAACGACCACGCGTCAACAAGCCCGACTCGCAGCTCGACAAGCAGCAGAAGGAGGAGGGCGAGTACTACTACTCGGCCTGA